Proteins encoded within one genomic window of Actinoplanes octamycinicus:
- a CDS encoding YggT family protein: MGLLGIISLALLIVQFLLIARAVLDWSAVLAGPAMPGSLRSRVSGGVFAVTEPILAPVRKLIPPLRAGGVSIDLAFIIVFFAVTILRSLI, encoded by the coding sequence ATGGGTCTTCTCGGCATCATCAGCCTGGCGCTGCTGATCGTGCAGTTCCTGCTGATCGCCCGCGCCGTCCTGGACTGGAGCGCGGTGCTGGCCGGCCCGGCGATGCCCGGCTCGTTGCGCTCCCGGGTGTCCGGCGGGGTGTTCGCGGTGACCGAGCCGATCCTGGCCCCGGTGCGGAAGCTGATCCCGCCGCTGCGGGCCGGCGGCGTCTCGATCGACCTGGCGTTCATCATCGTGTTCTTCGCCGTCACGATCCTCCGCAGCCTGATCTGA
- a CDS encoding flavoprotein: MTDQLLLVVCAATPLRRIGELIDLLQARRWQVTVLATPSAASWPFLGDVAERTGRPLLHRMPLPDEPWPALTPDAVLVAPATFNTLNKWATGVNDNLAVGLLNEYLSGDLPIVAAVHVKPELAAHPAFAGNLAVLRAAGVRLTAPHPFTWQPAIDLLPSSGTT; this comes from the coding sequence GTGACTGATCAATTGCTGCTGGTGGTCTGCGCGGCCACCCCGCTGCGCCGGATCGGCGAGCTGATCGACCTGCTCCAGGCGCGCCGCTGGCAGGTCACCGTGCTGGCCACGCCGTCCGCCGCGAGCTGGCCGTTCCTCGGCGACGTCGCCGAGCGCACCGGCCGGCCGCTGCTGCACCGCATGCCGCTCCCGGACGAACCCTGGCCCGCCCTCACCCCGGACGCGGTCCTGGTCGCCCCGGCCACCTTCAACACCCTGAACAAGTGGGCCACCGGCGTCAACGACAACCTGGCCGTCGGCCTGCTCAACGAGTACCTGAGCGGCGACCTCCCGATCGTCGCCGCCGTCCACGTGAAGCCCGAGCTGGCCGCCCACCCGGCCTTCGCCGGCAACCTCGCCGTGCTCCGCGCCGCCGGCGTCCGCCTGACCGCCCCGCACCCGTTCACCTGGCAGCCGGCCATCGACCTTCTTCCTTCCTCCGGTACGACGTGA
- a CDS encoding PadR family transcriptional regulator: MLKPIRATTAVAKVLAAFLQDPAADRYGLDLMRDSGYPSGTLYPILTRLEKAGWIEARWETLDPVAAGRPARKYYRLTGDGAVAARAELAELNRQLTRGLGVAEPRTT; this comes from the coding sequence ATGCTCAAGCCGATCCGGGCGACCACCGCGGTGGCCAAGGTGCTGGCCGCGTTCCTGCAGGACCCGGCCGCCGATCGGTACGGCCTGGACCTGATGCGCGACAGCGGCTACCCGAGCGGCACGCTCTACCCGATCCTGACCCGCCTGGAGAAGGCGGGCTGGATCGAGGCCCGGTGGGAGACGCTCGACCCGGTCGCCGCCGGCCGCCCGGCCCGGAAGTACTACCGGCTCACCGGCGACGGCGCGGTCGCCGCCCGGGCCGAGCTGGCCGAGCTCAACCGGCAGCTGACCCGCGGCCTGGGCGTCGCCGAGCCGCGCACCACCTGA
- a CDS encoding acetylxylan esterase, giving the protein MAHFDLSLADLRTHRTATPEPAGFAEFWSGTLAEARAAAKPVELTEVPTPLRGLTTYDVTFTGYAGQPIRAWLNVPAGATGPLPIAVEFIGYGGGRGLPIDWLVWSAAGYAHLVMDTRGQGGGWRGGATPDVDPDGAGPSSPGYLTRGVRSPETHYYRRLFTDAARAVETAAELPGVDASRLVTTGKSQGGALSIAAAGLVPDRVSAVIAGVPFLCDIRRAVTITDSFPFQEIVQFLRVNADQAERTFATLDHFDVVNLARRVTAPALFSAALMDEVCPPSTVFAAYNEIAGAKEIEIYEWDGHDGGRTFFDVKALEFAAKHVL; this is encoded by the coding sequence ATGGCGCATTTTGATCTCTCGCTGGCCGACCTCCGCACCCACCGCACGGCCACCCCGGAGCCGGCCGGCTTCGCCGAGTTCTGGTCCGGCACGCTCGCCGAGGCGCGGGCCGCCGCCAAGCCGGTCGAGCTCACCGAGGTGCCGACCCCGCTGCGCGGCCTCACCACCTACGACGTGACCTTCACCGGCTACGCCGGCCAGCCGATCCGGGCGTGGCTCAACGTTCCAGCCGGCGCAACCGGTCCGCTGCCGATCGCGGTCGAGTTCATCGGGTACGGCGGGGGCCGCGGCCTGCCGATCGACTGGCTGGTCTGGTCCGCCGCCGGATACGCGCACCTGGTGATGGACACCCGCGGGCAGGGCGGCGGCTGGCGGGGCGGCGCCACCCCGGACGTCGACCCGGACGGCGCCGGACCGTCCTCCCCCGGCTACCTGACCCGGGGCGTGCGCTCGCCGGAGACGCACTACTACCGGCGGCTGTTCACCGACGCGGCGCGGGCCGTGGAGACCGCCGCCGAGCTGCCCGGCGTCGACGCGTCCCGGCTGGTCACCACCGGCAAGAGCCAGGGCGGGGCCCTCTCGATCGCGGCCGCCGGGCTGGTCCCCGACCGGGTCTCCGCGGTGATCGCCGGGGTGCCGTTCCTCTGCGACATCCGCCGGGCGGTGACCATCACCGACAGCTTCCCGTTCCAGGAGATCGTCCAGTTCCTCCGGGTGAACGCCGACCAGGCCGAGCGGACCTTCGCCACCCTGGACCACTTCGACGTGGTCAATCTGGCCCGCCGGGTCACCGCCCCGGCCCTGTTCTCCGCCGCGCTGATGGACGAGGTGTGCCCGCCGTCGACGGTCTTCGCCGCGTACAACGAGATCGCCGGGGCCAAGGAGATCGAGATCTACGAGTGGGACGGGCACGACGGCGGGCGGACCTTCTTCGACGTGAAAGCCCTGGAGTTCGCCGCGAAACACGTCCTCTGA
- the recD2 gene encoding SF1B family DNA helicase RecD2, with the protein MSAAAPSSRPAPHVLEAVLERLTYVNEETGYTVARVATAKSGPDLLTVVGALLGAQPGESLRLSGWWSSHPQYGRQFEVVSYTTVLPATIQGIRRYLGSGLVKGIGPVFAERIVDHFGLDTLQIIEESPDRLIEVNGLGPKRTKKITAAWAEQKAIKEVMLFLQGVGVSTSIAVRIYKKYGDASISVVKNSPYQLASDVWGIGFKTADTIAQAVGIPHDSPERVKAGLQYTLSQATDNGHCFLPVLQLTDEAAKILEVPPGLIPACLDDLVAEEGVVREGDHVYLVPFHRAEMSLASTLVALLRDRSDRMPAFHGVDWSKALAWLHQRTGSTLAPEQEAAVKLALTEKVAVLTGGPGCGKSFTVRSIVELAAAKKAKIQLVAPTGRAAKRLAELTGHPAATVHRLLKLQPGGDATFDRDNPLDADLVVVDESSMLDLILANKLVKAIPPGAHLLLVGDVDQLPSVGAGEVLRDLLAAEVIPRVRLTQIFRQAAESGVVTNAHRVNQGRPPLLDGMTDFFLFPCDDTEATAALTVDVACTRIPRKFGLDPRRDVQILAPMHRGPAGAGALNTLLQQQLTPGREGLPERRVGGRVFRVGDKVTQIRNNYDKGVAGVFNGTVGVVTGLSPEEQTLTVRTDEDELIEYDFDELDELAHAYAITIHRSQGSEYPAVVIPLTTSAWMMLQRNLLYTAITRAKKLVVLVGSRKALAAAVRTVGAGRRHTALTERLSS; encoded by the coding sequence ATGTCCGCCGCGGCACCGTCCTCCCGCCCGGCGCCGCACGTTCTGGAAGCGGTGCTGGAGCGGCTGACCTATGTGAACGAGGAGACCGGTTACACGGTCGCCCGGGTGGCCACCGCGAAGAGCGGCCCGGACCTGCTGACCGTGGTCGGCGCGCTGCTCGGCGCCCAGCCCGGGGAGAGCCTGCGGCTGTCCGGCTGGTGGTCGTCGCATCCGCAGTACGGCCGCCAGTTCGAGGTGGTCTCCTACACCACCGTGCTGCCGGCGACCATTCAGGGGATCCGCCGCTACCTGGGATCCGGCCTGGTCAAGGGCATCGGGCCGGTCTTCGCCGAGCGGATCGTCGACCATTTCGGACTGGACACCCTGCAGATCATCGAGGAGTCGCCGGACCGGCTGATCGAGGTGAACGGGCTCGGCCCGAAACGCACCAAGAAGATCACCGCGGCGTGGGCCGAGCAGAAGGCGATCAAGGAGGTGATGCTCTTCCTCCAGGGGGTCGGGGTGTCCACCTCGATCGCCGTCCGGATCTACAAGAAGTACGGCGACGCGTCCATCTCGGTGGTCAAGAACAGCCCCTACCAGCTGGCGTCGGATGTCTGGGGGATCGGTTTCAAGACCGCGGACACCATCGCGCAGGCGGTCGGGATCCCGCACGACAGCCCCGAACGGGTGAAGGCCGGCCTGCAGTACACGCTGTCCCAGGCGACCGACAACGGCCACTGCTTCCTGCCGGTCCTGCAGCTGACCGACGAGGCCGCCAAGATCCTCGAAGTGCCGCCGGGACTCATCCCGGCATGTCTCGATGACCTGGTCGCCGAGGAGGGCGTGGTTCGCGAGGGCGACCATGTCTACCTCGTGCCGTTCCATCGCGCGGAGATGTCCCTCGCGTCAACGCTCGTCGCCCTGTTGCGGGACAGGTCGGACAGGATGCCGGCCTTCCACGGCGTGGACTGGTCGAAAGCGCTGGCCTGGCTGCACCAGCGCACCGGCTCCACCCTGGCCCCCGAGCAGGAGGCGGCGGTCAAACTCGCGCTGACCGAGAAGGTCGCGGTCCTCACCGGCGGCCCGGGCTGCGGCAAGAGCTTCACCGTCCGCTCGATCGTCGAGCTGGCCGCCGCCAAGAAAGCCAAGATCCAGCTGGTCGCCCCGACCGGCCGCGCCGCGAAACGCCTGGCCGAGCTGACCGGCCACCCGGCCGCCACCGTGCACCGGCTGCTCAAGCTGCAGCCCGGCGGCGACGCCACCTTCGACCGGGACAACCCGCTCGACGCCGACCTGGTGGTCGTCGACGAGTCCTCGATGCTCGACCTGATCCTGGCGAACAAGCTGGTCAAGGCGATCCCGCCGGGCGCGCACCTGCTGCTGGTCGGCGACGTCGACCAGCTGCCCAGCGTCGGCGCCGGCGAGGTGCTGCGCGACCTGCTGGCCGCCGAGGTGATCCCCCGGGTCCGGCTCACCCAGATCTTCCGGCAGGCCGCGGAGAGCGGCGTGGTCACCAACGCGCACCGGGTCAACCAGGGCCGGCCGCCGCTGCTCGACGGGATGACCGACTTCTTCCTGTTCCCGTGCGACGACACCGAGGCGACCGCGGCGCTCACCGTGGACGTGGCGTGCACCCGGATCCCCCGCAAGTTCGGCCTCGACCCGCGCCGGGACGTGCAGATCCTCGCCCCGATGCACCGCGGCCCGGCCGGCGCGGGCGCGCTGAACACGCTGCTGCAGCAGCAGCTCACGCCGGGCCGCGAGGGGCTGCCGGAGCGCCGGGTCGGTGGCCGGGTGTTCCGGGTCGGCGACAAGGTCACCCAGATCCGGAACAACTACGACAAGGGGGTGGCGGGCGTCTTCAACGGCACGGTCGGCGTCGTGACCGGGCTGTCGCCCGAGGAGCAGACCCTGACGGTACGCACCGACGAGGACGAGCTGATCGAGTACGACTTCGACGAGCTGGACGAGCTGGCGCACGCGTACGCGATCACCATCCACCGCTCGCAGGGCTCGGAGTACCCGGCCGTGGTGATCCCGCTGACCACCAGCGCCTGGATGATGCTGCAGCGGAACCTGCTCTACACCGCGATCACCCGGGCCAAGAAGCTGGTGGTGCTGGTCGGGTCGCGCAAGGCCCTCGCCGCGGCGGTCCGCACGGTCGGCGCCGGCCGGCGGCACACCGCGCTGACCGAGCGCCTCAGCTCGTAG
- a CDS encoding DUF4360 domain-containing protein, whose product MFRQLTAGAAMLASLAVAAPAQASPLPTPDEMMIINVVNANGSGCPDKSAKITVSPDNTAFTVTYSDYTAQVGPESSPLDFRKNCQIALDIKVPSGFTFAIAGADYRGYASLAKGAWAQEAANYYFQGHSQTTRIEHNFKGPFDDNWQRTDKVGIASLSFLSCGERRYLNINTDLRVNRGSSDARKHTSFISMDSTDASINTVYRVAWKKCF is encoded by the coding sequence ATGTTCCGTCAACTGACCGCCGGCGCCGCGATGCTCGCTTCTCTCGCCGTCGCCGCACCGGCCCAGGCATCGCCGCTGCCCACCCCGGACGAGATGATGATCATCAACGTGGTGAACGCGAACGGGTCCGGCTGCCCGGACAAGTCCGCGAAGATCACGGTCTCGCCGGACAACACGGCGTTCACCGTGACCTACTCGGACTACACCGCACAGGTCGGCCCGGAATCCTCGCCACTCGATTTCCGGAAGAATTGCCAGATCGCGCTGGACATCAAGGTGCCGTCCGGATTCACGTTCGCGATCGCCGGCGCGGACTATCGCGGATACGCCAGCCTGGCGAAGGGCGCGTGGGCTCAGGAAGCCGCCAACTACTACTTCCAGGGCCATTCCCAGACCACCCGGATCGAGCACAACTTCAAGGGGCCGTTCGACGACAACTGGCAGCGCACCGACAAGGTGGGAATCGCCTCGCTGAGCTTCCTGTCCTGCGGCGAGCGGCGCTATCTGAACATCAACACCGACCTGCGGGTGAACCGCGGCTCGTCGGACGCCCGCAAGCACACCAGCTTCATCTCGATGGACTCCACCGACGCCTCGATCAACACGGTGTACCGGGTCGCCTGGAAGAAGTGCTTCTAA